A portion of the Candidatus Tumulicola sp. genome contains these proteins:
- a CDS encoding FAD-binding domain-containing protein encodes MSGTPFIYLFSHDLRLDDHAGLAAAAQRGPIFPVLSIEPDLSKRLRRSPRRAAFFCGAVRSLDADLRAFGSRLTICRGGTAGRGLLDIAKSIGAGGIAWSASAAETDDRLQSRVEEAGLHAVLVHDAPAVAPEETAAQHTGGGDGYRSFGPYFQVWSDVPIVSYEHPLLMRFAQAPDAGEELPQPSEFGSNEPELQAGAARARAAFDAFCSGPIADYEAAAQNPWMTQTSHLSADLSFGTIAARTIAREIRSQLDDPAMHASARAARRAFLRSIARRDFFLQLAHFYPQSRSVALRDRMRAFPFARSGAALSRWSAGETGFPLVDAGIRQLRSTGWMHPFVRAVAASFLCFDLGIHWEAGLTEWDRQLVEDDPVLAGGNWQWIAASGADMAQYPRIYNPERARRRSDPEGRYVREWIPELAHASAELLSQRSGTSPQLTLDLSAAGAYSEPMLDHATAARVFLRRYRDFER; translated from the coding sequence ATGAGCGGCACTCCGTTCATCTATCTTTTTTCGCACGATCTGCGACTTGACGATCATGCCGGTCTCGCTGCCGCCGCGCAGCGTGGGCCTATTTTCCCGGTGCTCTCGATCGAGCCGGACCTCTCGAAGCGGCTGCGGCGTTCGCCGCGGCGCGCCGCTTTTTTTTGCGGGGCCGTGCGTTCGCTGGACGCCGACTTGCGCGCGTTCGGCAGCCGCCTAACGATTTGTCGTGGTGGAACGGCCGGCCGCGGGTTGCTCGACATCGCAAAAAGCATCGGGGCCGGCGGCATCGCTTGGAGCGCGAGCGCGGCCGAGACCGACGACCGGCTACAATCGCGAGTCGAAGAAGCGGGCTTGCACGCCGTACTCGTACACGACGCGCCGGCCGTCGCACCCGAAGAAACCGCCGCGCAGCATACGGGCGGCGGCGACGGCTATCGTTCCTTCGGTCCGTATTTTCAAGTGTGGAGCGACGTGCCGATCGTTTCGTACGAGCATCCGCTGCTGATGCGATTCGCGCAGGCGCCGGATGCCGGCGAGGAGCTGCCGCAACCTTCGGAGTTTGGATCGAACGAGCCGGAATTGCAAGCTGGAGCGGCGCGCGCGCGCGCTGCGTTCGATGCTTTTTGCTCCGGTCCGATCGCCGACTATGAAGCGGCGGCGCAAAATCCGTGGATGACACAGACATCGCACCTGTCGGCCGATCTTTCGTTCGGTACGATCGCCGCCCGAACGATCGCGCGCGAGATTCGGTCCCAACTCGACGATCCCGCGATGCATGCGTCGGCACGAGCGGCACGACGCGCGTTTCTCCGCTCCATCGCTCGTCGCGACTTCTTTTTACAACTGGCGCACTTCTATCCGCAGAGCCGCTCGGTCGCGTTGCGCGACCGCATGCGGGCCTTTCCATTCGCGCGATCCGGAGCGGCCCTATCGCGCTGGTCGGCGGGCGAAACCGGTTTTCCGCTGGTCGATGCAGGCATTCGCCAACTGCGGTCTACCGGCTGGATGCATCCCTTCGTACGCGCGGTGGCCGCGTCGTTTTTGTGCTTCGATCTCGGAATACATTGGGAGGCTGGATTGACCGAGTGGGACCGGCAACTCGTGGAAGACGATCCCGTGCTTGCCGGCGGCAACTGGCAGTGGATCGCCGCCTCGGGCGCCGATATGGCGCAATATCCGCGTATATATAATCCGGAGCGTGCGCGCCGCCGAAGCGACCCGGAGGGCCGTTACGTTCGCGAGTGGATTCCTGAACTCGCGCATGCCTCGGCCGAACTCTTGTCGCAGCGTTCCGGAACGTCGCCGCAGTTAACGCTCGACCTGAGCGCCGCAGGAGCCTATTCCGAGCCGATGCTCGATCACGCTACGGCGGCGCGTGTGTTTTTACGTCGCTATCGAGACTTCGAGCGATAG
- a CDS encoding TonB family protein produces MSVITCRDAEIAAGAIALDEATAAERDGYRLHLSHCSTCVEAFGGEREIERTAGLVARARDAETWQPAIAPLRAQRRKFGGLAWGLGAAAVAVVAAAIVAFPHAGSAGSGGPTVAVVPVPALHSQVGFVAHPVKGAGGQSHAAPAAEKAHSLIIVHNVVKLSAPAPAFRHAPAQAVVAVRHPQPPAAQSPTSSDERTVADTGTTNVPQQSQHAESLAILPSVVRDVAPVGGDHAIVPRPARIAYYENAEGTTAVDVSVDDRGTPVKCTVTKPSGFVVLDDSVCAAAMRVRYVPRAVNGRAVAGVYHDAFLFQAGEDGQSPP; encoded by the coding sequence GTGAGCGTTATAACTTGTCGGGATGCGGAAATCGCAGCTGGAGCCATCGCCCTCGACGAGGCAACCGCGGCCGAGCGCGACGGCTATCGTCTGCACCTTTCACATTGCTCGACGTGCGTAGAGGCGTTCGGTGGCGAGCGCGAGATCGAGCGTACTGCCGGGCTCGTGGCCCGCGCACGCGATGCCGAAACCTGGCAACCCGCGATCGCGCCCCTGCGCGCGCAGCGACGGAAATTCGGCGGACTCGCATGGGGATTGGGGGCTGCGGCAGTCGCGGTCGTGGCGGCTGCAATCGTCGCGTTTCCGCACGCCGGTTCGGCCGGATCCGGCGGCCCGACGGTTGCCGTCGTCCCGGTGCCGGCGCTGCATTCCCAAGTTGGCTTCGTCGCGCATCCTGTGAAGGGTGCGGGGGGACAGTCGCATGCGGCACCCGCTGCAGAAAAAGCGCACTCATTGATCATCGTGCACAACGTCGTCAAACTGTCCGCGCCCGCACCTGCATTCCGCCATGCCCCCGCACAAGCCGTTGTAGCGGTCCGGCATCCGCAACCGCCCGCAGCGCAATCGCCGACCTCGTCGGACGAACGCACCGTCGCCGACACCGGCACGACCAACGTTCCGCAGCAAAGCCAGCACGCCGAGTCGCTCGCAATCTTGCCGTCGGTGGTCCGCGATGTCGCTCCGGTCGGTGGCGACCACGCCATCGTGCCGCGACCCGCGCGAATCGCCTATTACGAAAACGCCGAGGGGACGACGGCGGTCGACGTGTCGGTCGACGATCGCGGAACCCCGGTCAAGTGCACCGTCACCAAGCCGTCCGGATTTGTAGTGTTGGACGATTCCGTGTGCGCCGCAGCCATGCGCGTGCGGTACGTTCCGCGGGCCGTCAACGGACGAGCCGTTGCTGGCGTCTACCACGACGCGTTTCTCTTTCAGGCCGGCGAAGACGGACAGTCCCCGCCCTAG
- a CDS encoding RNA polymerase sigma factor: MNEAGSWTAAGDAAQARVESMVRDYQVKLARYLRRMTGDAEAALDLTQDVFLSAYRMLKTDPTRELTGGWLYRAATNGAISFLRRRKILRMLPLDREAERAAWRIDESGADSLDLQSALKRLPPEQAAAVLLTSYAGYSSQEAAAMLDSTPEAVRQRVCRAMRTLRSVMAENAQS; this comes from the coding sequence ATGAACGAGGCTGGTTCGTGGACTGCTGCAGGCGACGCCGCTCAGGCGCGCGTTGAATCGATGGTGCGCGACTACCAAGTCAAGCTGGCTCGATACCTCCGGAGAATGACCGGGGATGCCGAGGCGGCGCTGGATCTGACGCAGGACGTCTTCTTGTCGGCTTATCGCATGTTGAAGACCGACCCGACGCGCGAACTGACCGGCGGATGGCTCTATCGCGCGGCGACCAACGGCGCGATCTCGTTTTTGCGGCGACGCAAGATTCTGCGCATGCTTCCACTCGACCGGGAAGCCGAGCGAGCGGCCTGGCGAATCGATGAAAGCGGCGCGGACTCGTTGGATCTCCAATCGGCCCTCAAGCGGCTCCCACCCGAGCAAGCCGCTGCGGTGCTCTTGACCAGTTATGCCGGGTATTCTTCACAGGAGGCAGCCGCGATGCTCGACAGTACTCCCGAGGCCGTGCGCCAGCGGGTATGCCGGGCGATGCGCACGCTGCGTTCGGTGATGGCGGAGAACGCACAATCGTGA